A DNA window from Allokutzneria albata contains the following coding sequences:
- a CDS encoding ATP-binding cassette domain-containing protein: MRVGGVDVRDLRTEDLTRQLALVFQDVYLFDDTLEANIRLGRPKATEAELADAARLAGVDEIIARLPNGMQTQVGEGGVALSGGERQRVSIARALLKRAPIVLLDEATTALDPENERFLRRCIRQLAEHSTVLLVAHRLANVVDAEHIVVVEDGRVAETGTHESLIEIDGTYARLWRARSSSSGWRLEGSR; the protein is encoded by the coding sequence GTGCGGGTTGGCGGTGTCGATGTGCGCGACCTGCGCACTGAGGACCTGACGCGCCAGCTCGCGCTTGTCTTCCAAGATGTTTACCTCTTCGACGACACACTGGAGGCCAACATCCGGCTTGGCCGTCCCAAGGCGACAGAGGCGGAACTGGCCGACGCGGCTCGCCTCGCGGGGGTGGACGAGATCATCGCCCGGCTCCCGAACGGCATGCAGACCCAGGTCGGCGAGGGCGGGGTGGCCCTGTCGGGCGGGGAACGCCAACGGGTGTCGATCGCGCGAGCCCTGCTCAAGCGCGCGCCGATCGTGTTGCTCGACGAGGCCACCACCGCGCTCGACCCGGAGAACGAGCGCTTTCTGCGTCGCTGCATCCGGCAACTCGCCGAGCACAGCACCGTACTGCTCGTCGCGCACCGGCTGGCCAATGTCGTCGACGCGGAGCACATTGTCGTTGTCGAGGACGGACGGGTGGCCGAGACTGGCACGCATGAGTCCCTCATCGAGATCGACGGGACGTACGCGAGGCTCTGGCGCGCGAGGTCGAGCAGTTCAGGCTGGCGCCTGGAAGGAAGTCGTTGA
- a CDS encoding ABC transporter transmembrane domain-containing protein yields the protein MTSALREVRRPVAGRIRLACVFSALGALAGLAPFVGLVELVDALLATPVDRGRVALVAVLIVLGLLLRATLMSTALTITHLADVRLQADLRRRMIAHLGRVPLGWFPRNSSGRLRKTAMGDVDALHQLVAHHAVEMTAAVTPLGALAYLVVLDWRLALLAIAMLPVYVVALVWMKRGSAELERKLDESNARLGSAVVEFISGIAVVKSFGRARKAHSAFQSAAKEYTDFFVAWVRPTNRVEALAGLAITVAPGSVTALVGPSGSGKPTVNRLISRF from the coding sequence ATGACCTCAGCACTCAGGGAAGTGCGCCGTCCTGTCGCGGGCCGCATCCGGCTGGCGTGCGTGTTCAGCGCCTTGGGCGCGCTGGCCGGGCTGGCGCCGTTCGTCGGCCTGGTCGAGTTGGTGGACGCGCTGCTCGCGACACCGGTCGACCGGGGCCGGGTGGCGCTGGTGGCGGTCTTGATCGTCCTGGGCCTACTGCTGCGGGCGACCTTGATGAGCACGGCGCTGACGATCACGCACCTGGCCGATGTGCGGCTGCAGGCGGACCTGCGGCGGCGGATGATCGCCCACCTCGGGCGCGTCCCGCTCGGCTGGTTCCCGCGCAACTCCTCCGGGCGGTTGCGCAAGACCGCGATGGGCGATGTCGACGCCCTGCACCAGCTGGTGGCCCACCACGCGGTCGAGATGACGGCGGCCGTGACACCGCTCGGCGCGCTGGCCTACCTCGTGGTCCTGGACTGGCGGCTGGCGCTGCTCGCGATCGCGATGCTTCCGGTCTACGTGGTCGCCCTCGTGTGGATGAAGCGCGGCTCGGCGGAGCTCGAACGCAAGCTCGACGAGAGCAACGCGCGGCTGGGCAGCGCCGTCGTCGAGTTCATCTCGGGCATCGCGGTGGTGAAATCCTTTGGCAGGGCTCGGAAGGCGCACTCCGCCTTCCAGAGCGCTGCCAAGGAGTACACGGACTTCTTCGTAGCGTGGGTCCGGCCGACCAACCGCGTCGAGGCGCTCGCGGGTCTCGCGATCACCGTCGCACCTGGCTCGGTGACTGCCCTGGTCGGACCGTCCGGCTCCGGCAAGCCCACCGTCAACCGGCTCATCAGCCGCTTCTAG